The following nucleotide sequence is from Candidatus Zixiibacteriota bacterium.
TACCGTTACAGCCGTCAACAATGCTCCCGTTGTGGCGGACATCCCGGGGCAGACGATTTCCGAGGGATCGAGCTTCACGACGATTTCGCTCGATGGATATGTCAGCGATATCGACAATCTGCCCTCGCAGATGACCTGGACTTACACAGGTAACACGCAGTTGAGCGTGAGCATTAACGCCAGCCGGATTGCGACGATCACGATCCCGAATCCCGATTGGAATGGAGTCGAGATCATCACGTTTACGGCGACCGATCCGGGTCTGCTGAGCGACTCAGATCCGGCAACGTTCACGGTGACGGCAATCAACGATGCCCCCGTCGTCAGCGACATACCCGACCAGACAATAGCGGAAGGGGCGTCGTTCGCAGCCATCAATCTGGATGACTACGTCAGCGATGTCGACAATCCGGACAGCGAGATCGAGTGGACGTATTCCGGCAACTCCGAACTAACCGTCAATATCGTGAGCCGCGTGGCCACGGTGTCCACTCCGTCTTCGACATGGAACGGCTCCGAAACAATCACGTTTACCGCGACCGATCCCGGTCTGCTCAATTCTTCCGACTTGGCAGTGTTTACCGTGTCCGCCGTAAACGACGGACCCGTTGTGAGTGACATACCGAATCAGACGATCGCTGAAGGATCCACGTTTGGCACGATCACGCTGGACAATTACGTCACGGACATCGACAACATCCCGGCGGATATGAGTTGGAGCTATTCGGGCAATACTGAGCTCACTGTCAGCATCAGCGCCGGCCGCGTCGCGACCATCACCGTCCCTGACCCGGATTGGAACGGCTCCGAGACGATCACATTCACGGCCACTGATCCGGGCCTGTTGTCCGACTCGGACCCCGCCACGTTTACCGTCACGGGGGTCAATGATCCGCCGATCGTTAGCAACATCCCGAGCCAGACGATCGCCGAGGGAGCGAGTTTTGCGACGATCAACCTCGATGATTACGTCAGCGACATTGACAATCCGGATAATACGATCAACTGGGTGTACTCGGGCAACATAGAGCTGACCGTTATCATCGATATCAACCGTGTGGCGACGATCAATGTGCCGTCGCCGACCTGGAACGGATCGGAAACCATCACCTTTACGGCGACCGATCCGGGACTGCTGAGTGATTCCGACTCGGCGACGTTCACGGTCACCGCCGTCAACAATGCCCCTGTTGTCAGCGACATTCCGAACCAAACGATCACCGAGGGCGGGACGTTTACCACAATCGCGCTCGATGACCATGTAACCGACGTCGACAATCTCGACAGCGAGATCAGTTGGACATACTCGGGCAACACGGCGCTGTTGGTGAGTATCAGTGGCAGCCGCGTGGCCACGATATCGACTCCGGACCCGGACTGGAACGGATCGGAAACCATCACCTTCACAGCGACCGATCCGAGCCTGCTTTCGAATTCCGACCCGGCGACGTTCACAGTGACGCCTGCGAATGATGCGCCGGTGGTCGGCGACATCCCGAATCAGACGATTTCTGAGGGGGCATCGTTCACGAGCATCAACCTGGACAACTACGTCACCGATGTCGACAACCTCGCCTCGCAAATGTCGTGGAGTTACGCGGGCAATGTGGCGTTGAGCGTTTCCATCGTGAACCGAATCGCCATCATCACGACGCCCTCGAGCGATTGGAATGGAGTAGAATCCATCACCTTCACCGCCACTGATCCGGGCCTGTTGAGCGATTTCGACGCGGCTGTGTTTACGGTGACGGCGGTCAACGATGCTCCGATTGTCACGAACATTCCCAGCCAGACGATCGTGGAGGGCTCGACCTTCGCGACGATTCCACTCGACACCTATGTCAGCGACGTCGACAACCTCGATGCCGAAATGGCTTGGTCGTGGGAAGGCAATACGCAACTGACAGTCTCCATCGACGTGAACCGTGTGGCAACCGTAAGCACTCCATCGCCCGATTGGAATGGATCGGAGACGATCACGTTCACGGCGACCGATCCCGGACTCCTGGGCGATGCTGATCCGGCGACGTTTACGGTGACTGCCGTCAATGATGCGCCGATTGTCGGCGACATTCCCGATCAGACCGTCACTGAGGGGTTGACATTTACGTCGATCAATCTGAACGACTATGTCACCGACGTCGACAATGCCGATAACCAGATGAGCTGGTCGTACGCCGGTAACACTGAACTGACTGTCAGCATTGACCCCAGCCGTATCGCGACGATCACGATTCCGTCTCCGACCTGGAATGGCAGCGAGACGATCACGTTCACCGCGACCGATCCGGGCCTGCTCTCCGATTCCGACGACGCAACGTTTACCGTGACCGCGATCAACAACGCGCCTGTTGTCGGCAACATCCCCAGCCAGACTGTGTCCGAGGGTAGCTCCTTCACGACGATCGCGCTCGACTCTTATGTGTCCGACGTTGACAACCTCGACTCCGAAATCAGTTGGACTTACTCCGGCAATACCGAGTTGCTCGTGAGTATCGATCTCAACCGAATGGCAACCGTGACAGTTCCGAACCCGGACTGGAACGGTTCAGAGGTGATTACCTTCACGGCGACCGACCCCGGTCTGCTGAGCGACTCCGACCCGGCTACGTTTACGGTCACGGGCGTGAACGATGCTCCGGTCGTCAGCGATATCCCGGACCAGACGATCGCTGAAGGCGGCAGTTTTGCAACCATCAGTCTCGATAACTACGTCAGCGACGTCGACAATGGCGACAACCAGATGGACTGGAGCTACGCAGGCAATACCGAACTGAGCGTCAGCATCAGCGCCGGCCGCATTGCCACGATTACGATTCCATCACCGACTTGGAATGGTTCGGAGACCATTACGTTTACGGCAGCCGATCCCGGCTTGCTCTCCGATTCCGATCCGGCCACTTTCACCGTCACATCGGTCAACAATGCGCCGGTGGTCAGCGACATCCCCAATCAGACGGTTGCGGAGGGATCGAGCTTCACCACGATCATTCTCGACAACTACGTCACTGACGCCGACAATCTCGACTCGGAGATCAGTTGGTCGTCATCCGGAAACGTCGAGCTGTTGGTGAGCATCGACGCCGGTCGGATCGCTACGATCACCATTCCTCAGCCCGATTGGAACGGGTCGGAGACGATAACCTTTGCAGCGACCGATCCCGATCTGTTATCCGACTCCGACGCGGCGACGTTTACCGTGACGGCCATCAATGATCCGCCGATCGTGAGCGATATTCCAAACCAGACCATCGCCGAGGGCGCATCGTTTGCAAGCATCAACCTCGATGACTATGTCACCGATGTGGACAATGCGGCTTCCGAGATGACATGGACTTATTCCGGAAACGTCGCGCTCAGTGTGTCGATTGTTAATCGTGTCGCAATCGTCACAACGCCGTCCCCGGATTGGAACGGGGTGGAGTCGATTTCGTTCACGGCGAGGGACCCCGGACTCCTGAGCGATTCCGACCCGGCGGTGTTCACCGTCACGGCAGTCAACGATGCCCCGATCGTGGGCGACATCCCCGATCAGACCATCGCCGAGGGAGCAACGTTCGCGACCATCAACCTCGACAGCTATGTGACCGACGTGGACAATCTCCCCTCCGAGATGACCTGGAGCTGGGTCGGGAACACACAACTGATGGTGTCCATCAACGTGAGCCGCGTGGCGACTATCACGATTCCGTCTCCTGACTGGAATGGTTCCGAGACGATCACGTTCACCGCGACCGATCCGGGCCTGTTGTTCGACAATGACCCGGCAACGTTTACCGTCACGGCGGTCAACGACGCCCCGGTCGTCGGCGACATCCCCGATCAGACGGTCGCCGAAGGTGGGTCGTTTACCTCGATCAATCTCGACGATTACGCCGCCGACGTGGACAATCCCGACAGCGAGCTCAGTTGGACGTTCGCCGGCAATACGGAATTGACCGTCGACATCACCAATCGTGTTGCGACGATATCGATTCCGTCGCCGAATTGGAATGGATCGGAAACGATCACATTCACTGCCACCGATCCCGGCCTGCTGTCGGACTCGGATCCGGCGACATTTACTGTCAGCGCGGTCAACAATGCGCCGGTTGTGAGCGACATCCCGGATCAAACGGTGAACGAGGGCTCGACGTTTACGACTATTTCGCTCGATAACTACGTCGACGATATCGACAATCCGGATCCGGAGATCACTTGGACATACGCCGGTAACACCGAGCTGACCGTCAGCATCGACGTCAGTCGGATTGCAACCATCACGATCCCCGACGTGAATTGGAACGGCTCCGAGGTGATCACATTTACGGCGACCGATCCCGGTCTGCTGAACGATTCCGACCCGGCAACCTTTACCGTGACATCGATCAATGATGAGCCGGTGCTGTCAGCCATTGGCCCACAGTCGACGCCGGAGAGTACACCACTGTCGTTCGGCGTCAGCGCCACCGATGATGATGGCGAGATACCGGCGCTGACGACGTCGGCCCTGCCCGGAACGTCCGTCTTCAACGATAACGGCAATGGGACTGGTATTTTTGATTGGACGCCCAGCTTCATCGATGCCGGTGTCTATCCCGTGACGTTCTATGCGGAAGACGCATTGGGAGCTATTGACAGTGAAGTCGTGACAATCACGGTTGTGGAGGTGGGGAACCAGCCGCCCGTTCTCGATTCGATCGGATCGCGTAACGTGCAGGAATCCTCAATCCTCAGCTTCACGGTTACCGCCAGTGACGCTGAGAGCATACCATCTTTACGAGCGGAGGGACTGCCAGGCACTGCGACATTTGGTGACAACGGAAACGGTACGGCGGACTTCGATTGGAACACGACCCTGAATGACGCCGGCGTATACATCGTGCTATTTATCGCAGAGGACGACTCGCTCGCAGCGGACTCCGAATCGGTCACGATCACAGTCGGCAACACGAATCAGGACCCGACCGCAAATGCCGGCCCGGATCAGGGCCCTTTGTCCCTCGGTACTCTGGTGGCTTTGGATGGATCCGCGTCGAGCGATCCGGACGGTGACTCGCTCGGATATCATTGGCGACAAATATCGGGTCCGGCCGTGGTCCTCTCGGACTCCAATGCCGTGAATCCCACATTCACTGCGACGACGGCAGGAACGATTGTTCTCGAGCTCAAAGTCGACGACGCTACCGTGACGTCACCGCCCGATCTGGTGACGATCACCGTATTCTCCGAGCCGTCGGCCGTCGTCGATCTGAACGCGGCCGTAGTGGGGAATACCATTCAATTGACTTGGTCGGATGTTACAACCGACACTTCGGGTGCGCCGACATCGGTCAGTCGTTACGTCGTCTACCGTGGCACGAGCGCGTACTTTGCGCCCACGCCCGCGGATTCCATCGGCAACGTCCTGCAGGGGCAGCAGGGGTTCACAGACAACAACATCGGCGGCGCCGACGTCGTCGGCGACACCGGTACGAACTACTTCTACTGCATCCTGGCCGTCGACGTTGCGGCCGGTCGCTCGGCGCTGTCCAACCGCGTCGGCGAGTACGACTACCGCATTTTCACGACCAGCACGACCGACTACACGCTCATCATGATGCCGTTTGCCAATACCGGCATCACGACCGCATCTGATCTGATTCAGTCGATCGGGGTGGGAAACGTGAACACGGTTAATCGTTACGTGGCCGCATCTCAGAGTTACGAGTCGCGATTTGCGGCGGGCTTTGGGACAAACTTCGCGGTCGTCCCGGGCGGCATCTATCAGGTCAACGCCAGCGCGCCGACGATATTCTCGGTCGCCGGGCGTGTCCCGGCCCCAGGGTCCGTCTCCTACCCGATCGTGACTACGTCGACGACCGATTTCTCGTTTATCGCCATTCCCTTTGAAGAGGAACTGAACTACGCGACGGCGCAGGACGTCATCGACGCGCTGCCGGGTGTCTTAAACACGTTGAACCGATTCCGCCCGGCGTCGCAGAGCTACGAGTCGCGATTTGCCGCCGGATTCGGGACAAACTTCCCGGTCAGGCCGGGGCAGGCGTATCAGGCCAATGCCGCCACGACCGGGACATTCCCGGTCCCCTAAGCGGGTCCGGCCAAACGTTCGACATTGATAATGAATAGGGAGATGTACATGCAGAGACCTTTCGCTCAGCGAACGATTCGATCCCTCGCGACGGTGGGAACCATCCGCCGCCGGACCGTTCCGTTTGTGAGTGCCATTGGCGTCGCCGTAGTCCTCACCCTGGCGCCGACAGTGGTCTTTGCCCAGGGGAGCATCTTCGGAACGGTGCAGAATGCCGATCTGTCCAATCCGGCGGTCGGCGAACTGCTCTGGGTCGGCTATCTGGACAACACCGACGAGGAAATCCGGATCGAATCGAATGTCGGAGCCGGTTACGATGGCGTCAATTGGTTCGACGACTTCCAAAACTACACGACCGAATCGGCGGGAAATCCCTATGATTATGTCTTCGTCAATACAACCAATGGCCAGGCATTCGTTCTGTCGAAGACCATACCGTCGAATTCGTTCCAACAGGAAAACATCCTCCTGGGGCCGTTGACCATTCCCGCGCGTCCGACCGGACTAACCGCGCAAGTGACTTCCGGAGCCAGGATCAATCTCTCGTGGAATTACCAGAGCGGTGTGACGTACCACGTCTACCGCCGCGCCACGGCCAATAACAGCACCTTCCGCCGTCTGGATTCTCCATCAGGTAATCTCGCCAATCCGGGCGTCGCCGATTCCTTCTTTGTCGATGCGACATCCGACGGGGTCTCCGACTACACGTACACCATCCTCGGTGAAAACGCGTCGGGGAACTGGTCGGCGCACTCCGTCGAAGTGTCCATTCTGGCCTCGGCGATCACTGCACCAGCGGTCGCCTCCGTCGATCCCGACTCCGGATCGTCGACCGGCATGCCATCGGTGACCGTCTACGGCGCCAACTTCGACATCGGCGGTGCGTCAGTGACATTCGGCGGAAACCTCGCGACCAACGTGGTCGTTGTCAGCCCCTTTGAGCTGACCTGCAATGTGCCAACCGGCGTGCCGGGACCCGTCGATGTCGTCGTCTCCAACACCGCCTCGGGATCGGCATCGACGCCACTGGCAGGCGGCTTCGTCTATCTCGGCAACCAACGCCCGGTCCTGGCAGCTATCGGCGCGCAAATCGTCGACGAGGGCGATAATCTCAACTTCATCGCAGCCGCCACCGATGCCGACGGTGATAGTCTGATCTTCACCGCGGCCAACGTACCGGTCAATGCGACATTCCTCGACAACTTCAACGGTACCGCAACGTTCGACTTTAGTCCGGATTTCACCCAATCGGGGCTCTACAATGTCTCGATTATCGTCTCCGATGGCGCACTGGCCGACACGGAACTCGTCGCCATCACCGTTAACGATATCAGTCTGCAACCGGTGTTGACCGCCATTGGGCCGCAAAGTGTCGATGAAGGGCAGAACCTGAATTTTGGTGTGACGGCGAACGACGCCGACGGTGACTCCGTCATCCTCTCAGCAGTTGGCGTCCCATTGAATGCGACGTTTAACGATAACTTCGATGGCACCGGCGTGTTCGACTTTAACCCGGATTATACACAATCGGGTCTCTACAACGTCACGATCATCGCCTCCGATGGCACGCTGGCCGATACCGAAATCGTCGCCATCACCGTCAACGACGTCAACAACGCGCCGGTGCTGGCCGCCATCGGTCCGCAGAGCGTGGACGAGGGTCAGAATCTCAATTTTAACGTCTCGGGCACCGACATCAACGGCGACAGTCTGACATTTGCGGCCTTGAATGTTCCGGTCAACGCGACGTTTAACGACAACTTCAATGGCACTGGGACTCTCGATTTTAACCCAGACTATACGCAGTCGGCCATCTACAACGTCTCCATCATCGTATCCGACGGCGTCTTGGCCGACACGGAAGTCGTGACCATCACGGTCGCCGATGTCAATCGTCCGCCAGTGCTGTCGGCCATCGGTTCACAGTTGGTCGACGAAGGTCAGAATCTGGCGTTCGGCGTCACGGCAACCGATCCCGACGGTGACTCACTGGTGCTGACGGCGCTCGATGTCCCGGCCAACGCGACGTTCAACGATAATTTCAACGGCACCGGCAGCTTCGACTTCAGTCCTGACTTCACACAATCTGGTGTCTACAACGTGACGATTATCGCCGCTGATGGGGTGCTGGCTGACACCGAGATCGTCGCGATCACCGTCAATGAAGGCGGAAACCAGCGCCCGGTCTTGACGGCGATTGCCGACACGACGATCGACGAGAACACGACGCTCGTGATCAACGCCGCTGCCGTCGATTCCGACGGTGATAGCCTGCTTCTCTCGGCGACGGGCGTCCCGGCCAATGCGACATTCATCGACAACTTCAACGGCACCGGACAATTCAACTTCTCGCCGAGCTTCTTCCAGGCGGGATTGTACAACGTGTCCATCATCGCCTCCGATGGCCTGTTGGCCGATACCGAAGCGGTGTCCATCACCGTCCTTAACGTGAATCAACTTCCCGTGCTGGCGCCGATCGGTTCGCTCAATGTCCAGGAAGGAATGCTCCTTTCGGTCTTAATCACGGCCAGCGATGCCGACAGCACCATCCCGGCCATCACCCTGCAGGGAGCGCCGTCCGGTGCGATCTTCGCCGACAGCACGAATGGTCGTGCGTCGTTCGTGTTCACCCCCGGCTTCAATCAAGCGGGCGTGTATCCGTTGACGTTTGTCGCTTCCGATGGCGTCGCGGCCGACTCCGAACAGGTCACGCTGACCGTGACCGACGCCGGCAACCAGCCGCCGGTACTGGCGGCCATCGGGAATCGGGTCCTTCAGGAAGGCGACAGTCTTTTCATTCGCGTGACGGCGACTGATGCGGATCTCACGATTCCGGTGCTCAGTGCGGTCGGGGTTCCGGTGAATGCATCGTTTGTCGACTCGCTGAATGGCGCCGGTGGATTCATCTTCCGGCCCAGTCTGACACAAGGCGGCGTGGGCTATCCCATCACGTTTATCGCGTCCGACGGCATCGTCGCCGACAGCGAAGCGGTGATCATCACGGTAACCGAGATCGGGAATCAAGCGCCGATCTTCGACTCCATTCCGCCGCAGACCGTGGCCGAAGGCGACACACTGACGCTCCTGATCCACGCTGTGGATCCGGAAGGCACGCAGATTCTGATGGGTACGTTGGAGCCGTTCCCCGACGGCGTCTTCGCCGATTCCGGCAACGGATATGGATCGTTCCGCTACACACCCGGCTACACCCGCGCCGGCATCGATACACTGAGCATTCTCGCCATCGACCAGGGATCACCGCCGTCGAGCAAGACGCTGAGACTCCAGATTACAACGACTGAGACAAATCTGCCGCCGACGCTCCTGCCGATCGGCGACCGCACGGTGCTGGCCGGCGACTCATTGAAGATCCGCGTTGTTGCCACCGACTCGAGCGCGCCGCCGGGCAATGAACTCTTCATGGCGACGCTGAATGCGCCCGCGAATTCGTTCTACGCCGATTCCGGAAATGGCGTGGGCGGGTTCCGCTTCTATCCCACCTTCGGCCAGATCGGCGCGCACCAGATGACTTTCCTGACCACCGACAACGGCGATCCCGCACAAGTCGCGCTGGAAACAATCACGATCACTGTGCAGACCCAAAATCAGGCGCCGGCGCTGGCGACGATTGGTCCTAAGCAAGTCCTTGAGGGCGGCGTCATAAGCTTCAATATCAGTGCCACTGATCCCGATGGGACGATTCCGTTCCTGACGGCTGATTCGATCCCGCTAAACGCTACGTTCGTCGATTCCGGAAACGGCATCGGAACTTTCCGGTTCACGCCCAGCTACCTGCAGTCCGGGCTCTATCAGGTCGTGTTCACGGCCAGTGACGGGCTGATGACAGACGACGAACAGGTCCTCATTCAAGTTGCGGAAGCCGGCAATCAACCGCCGCAATTCAACACGTTGCCGGACACGATCGCGGTCGTTGAGAAGTCGACTCTCCAGCTTCTGATCTCCGCCATGGATCCGGAGAGTCAGTCCGTGTCGTTTTTCGTCTCACCGGAGCTGCCGAATGCCATCCTGACTGATTCCGGCAACGCTGTGGCGCTGTATACGATCACGCCCGACTATTGGCAGGATGCGTTTTACGATTTGTTATTCGTTGTCGAGGACGTCACCGGGGCCGCCGACTCCGGCGTGGTCGTCCTGGAGATCATCGACATCGGCAATCAGATGCCGGACTTCGTGCCGATCGACACGCAATTCGTCCTGGAACAGGACATCCTGCAGTTCACGGTCGCTGCGCTCGACTCTGACCTGACGATCCCGACGCTCACGGCGCGACCCCTGCCCTCTTTTGTGTCCATTGTGCCGCAGATCGACGGCACCATCGACGTCTCCGCCGCGCCGCTCTATACTCATGCCGGAGTCTACGACATCTACTTCGTGGTGACCGATGCCGAGGATTCCGGCCTGCAGGACAGCATTCTGGTCCCGCTGGTGGTGCAAGACCGCAACCGTCGCCCGACGTTCATTGCGTCGTCGACCAACGGCAGCACCGTCCTGATGCCGCAGGGCGATTCAATCACCATTTGGTATCGCGCCACGGATCCCGACGGACCGACACCGGTGATGACGGCGACAAATTTGACCTCGCCGAACATGACGTGGGCCGACTCGGGCAATGGGTACGTCTATCTGAAGTTCAAGCCGGGATTCACCGAGCTGGGCAATTTCTTCGCAACGTTCGTGGCGACCGACTCCGTGTATGATACGGCCATGACGCTGTCGAGCCCGCCGCAGACATTCAGCGTCGGATTCACGAATGTGGCGCCGGTCATCGCGACGATTCCGCCGCAGAATGTGATCGAAAACGATTCGCTTGTGTTCACGGTGACCGCCACCGATGCCAATGGCCAGATACCGACGCTCACGGCGCTCAACCTGCCGACCGGGGCGACCTTCACACCCTTGGGCGGTGGCCAGGGAGAATTCCGCTGGACGCCGACCTACACGCAGGCCGGGAACTACAACGTGAGCTTCCGCGCGCAAGATGCCTCGCTCGCCGACACAGAGACAGTCAGCATCACCGTCATTGAAGCGGGCAATCAGGCCCCGAACTGGATTTCAGCGTTCCCTGTCGATACGCAGTTCCTGACGGTCTTCACCAATGTGTCGATGCATGTCCGGGCGGCTGATGTCGACAATGCGACGCTGATCCTGACAGCGCTCCCCCTGCCCGCCAACGCGGCATTCGTCGACTCGACCAACAAGGCAGGACTGTTTACGTTCTCACCGGATTCCGCGCAGATCGACAGCTCATATGTCGTCACCTTCATCGTAGCCGATACCTCTCTTGCCGATACGGCAGTGGTTCGATACAAAATATTGCCGTTTAAGCGCGGCGACATGAACGACGACAACGCCATCGACGTCTTCGATGTCGTCCTGCTGGTTGGCGTCGCGTTTCGCAACGAGCCGTTGCCGGTGCCTTTCGACAAGGGCGATATCATCGTCGACGGATCGATCGACGTTCTTGATGTCGTTCGGTTGGTCGACTACGTCTTCCGGGCCGGGCCCCCACCCCCGCCGTAAGCGTGGGACCTTGTCTGACCGTTGACAAACGACGGCTCGGATAGTACATAGCCAACAGGAGTTGCGCGGGCGCCCCTCATCTTGTGCCCGACCTCTTGAACATTACCCCACTTCCGCTCCGACTGCCGTTCGGACGAAGACGTTCTGATGCCTGGTGCGATCACGGCCCTACGGGCCAATACATCGAGGAGTGACGGATGATCTGTGAGAGACTGCAGGAGACATCTTCGTATAGGACAGCGCGGGCGTTTGGAGTTGTCGCAGTGCTCTTGGTGTCCGCCGTAGGTAGCGCGTCATGGGCCGCCGATCTGTACAGGCCGGATGTGCTGGTTGTCCAACTGCGACCCGCGAGCGCCAAAATCGTCGGCCTGACTAAGAATGTCGCCGCCACCGGAATCGCGTCCCTGGACGAGTTAAACGTATCCAATGCGGCCATCAGTCTGCATCGTACCGTGCCTCCTGCTGTCCCGGCATCAGAGGGCGGTCACGATCATCACGGTCTTCATCGCTTCTACACGATCGAATTCATGCCGGGTTCCGATATGGAGGCAATCCGCGAGCAATACGCGGTCGATCCAAACATCGAAGTCGCCGAATTCGACTACATCATGCCGCTGACCGCTGTGCCCAACGACCCCGGATACGACGATCAGTGGACGCACAATCAGATCAACGACCATGACATCGATACCGAGGAGGCCTGGGACCTGGAAGTCGGCGATTCGACGATACTGGTCGGCATCATCGATTCGGGTGTCGAGTATCTGCACGCCGACCTCAATTGGTCGATCTGGGTCAACCCTGGTGAGGACCTCGACGGTGACGGCAAGGTCTGGGACACAGACGATATCGACGGAATCGACAATGACGGCAACGGCTATATCGACGACCTGATCGGCTATGACTTTCTCCCGGTGACGGGCGCGTGTTGGGCTGGTGAGGACTGCAATGGTCCCGACAACAATCCGGAAGACTTCGCCGGCCACGGCACGCACGTCGGCGGCATCGTCGGCGCAACGACCGACAACGGCATCGGCGTCGCCGGTGTGGCCGGCGGATTCCGTGGGCAGCGCCGGCCCGGAGTCAAGCTCATGGCCCTGCGCGCCGGATATCTGGCCAACAGCGGCAATGGTTTCGTCAATATGACCGCCTGTGCCGCCGCCGCCAACTATGCGGTAGCCAAGGGAGTCTCCGTCATCAACTGCTCATGGGGGTCATCGGGAGCTCTCATCCGCACCGCAATGCTCAATGCCGTCACGAGTGGTGTCGTTGTCTGCAAATCGGCGGGCAACGATGGCGGAACACCGGACGAAGAGATACCCGACATCCTCGATACCACGTTCGGTGTCATGGCCATCGCGTCAGTCGATTGGTTCGACAAGAAATCGGGTTTCTCCAGTTTCGGAACGTGGGTCGACATCTCCGCACCCGGATCGGATATCTACAACACGTATTCTTCGCTGGGCTCTCCGACCTATGCGTCACTGAGCGGAACATCCATGTCCTCTCCCACCGTGGCGGGTGTCGCCGCCCTGATCAAATCGCACCACCCTTCGTATGATCGCACCGACATCGAGCCGATTTTGTTCTCGACAGCCGAGAATATCGATGCCGAGAACCCGACCCTTATCGGCAAGCTGGGGGCAGGGCGGATCAATGCGCTGTTTGCGCTACAGACCTTGTCCACCGCGGATTTCGAAGCCGATATCGCGTTCGGGTCTGCCCCGTTGACTGTCAACTTTACCGACATTTCACCGAATGCCCCCGATCCGCCGTACAGCTACGACTTCGGCGACGGCAACAATGCCGCCACGCAGGACGCCGAAAACACCTACGATGATCCCGGCATCTACAACGTCACCTACACGGCCAGCGGCCCGTCGGGACCGCACACCCGCATCCGACCCGAGATGATCGTCGTCGTGCAGGACACAATCGAATACGGGGACATTGAAGTTGAGATCGGCCAAAAGGGTGGTATCCCGGTGCGGCTC
It contains:
- a CDS encoding Ig-like domain-containing protein gives rise to the protein MSAIGVAVVLTLAPTVVFAQGSIFGTVQNADLSNPAVGELLWVGYLDNTDEEIRIESNVGAGYDGVNWFDDFQNYTTESAGNPYDYVFVNTTNGQAFVLSKTIPSNSFQQENILLGPLTIPARPTGLTAQVTSGARINLSWNYQSGVTYHVYRRATANNSTFRRLDSPSGNLANPGVADSFFVDATSDGVSDYTYTILGENASGNWSAHSVEVSILASAITAPAVASVDPDSGSSTGMPSVTVYGANFDIGGASVTFGGNLATNVVVVSPFELTCNVPTGVPGPVDVVVSNTASGSASTPLAGGFVYLGNQRPVLAAIGAQIVDEGDNLNFIAAATDADGDSLIFTAANVPVNATFLDNFNGTATFDFSPDFTQSGLYNVSIIVSDGALADTELVAITVNDISLQPVLTAIGPQSVDEGQNLNFGVTANDADGDSVILSAVGVPLNATFNDNFDGTGVFDFNPDYTQSGLYNVTIIASDGTLADTEIVAITVNDVNNAPVLAAIGPQSVDEGQNLNFNVSGTDINGDSLTFAALNVPVNATFNDNFNGTGTLDFNPDYTQSAIYNVSIIVSDGVLADTEVVTITVADVNRPPVLSAIGSQLVDEGQNLAFGVTATDPDGDSLVLTALDVPANATFNDNFNGTGSFDFSPDFTQSGVYNVTIIAADGVLADTEIVAITVNEGGNQRPVLTAIADTTIDENTTLVINAAAVDSDGDSLLLSATGVPANATFIDNFNGTGQFNFSPSFFQAGLYNVSIIASDGLLADTEAVSITVLNVNQLPVLAPIGSLNVQEGMLLSVLITASDADSTIPAITLQGAPSGAIFADSTNGRASFVFTPGFNQAGVYPLTFVASDGVAADSEQVTLTVTDAGNQPPVLAAIGNRVLQEGDSLFIRVTATDADLTIPVLSAVGVPVNASFVDSLNGAGGFIFRPSLTQGGVGYPITFIASDGIVADSEAVIITVTEIGNQAPIFDSIPPQTVAEGDTLTLLIHAVDPEGTQILMGTLEPFPDGVFADSGNGYGSFRYTPGYTRAGIDTLSILAIDQGSPPSSKTLRLQITTTETNLPPTLLPIGDRTVLAGDSLKIRVVATDSSAPPGNELFMATLNAPANSFYADSGNGVGGFRFYPTFGQIGAHQMTFLTTDNGDPAQVALETITITVQTQNQAPALATIGPKQVLEGGVISFNISATDPDGTIPFLTADSIPLNATFVDSGNGIGTFRFTPSYLQSGLYQVVFTASDGLMTDDEQVLIQVAEAGNQPPQFNTLPDTIAVVEKSTLQLLISAMDPESQSVSFFVSPELPNAILTDSGNAVALYTITPDYWQDAFYDLLFVVEDVTGAADSGVVVLEIIDIGNQMPDFVPIDTQFVLEQDILQFTVAALDSDLTIPTLTARPLPSFVSIVPQIDGTIDVSAAPLYTHAGVYDIYFVVTDAEDSGLQDSILVPLVVQDRNRRPTFIASSTNGSTVLMPQGDSITIWYRATDPDGPTPVMTATNLTSPNMTWADSGNGYVYLKFKPGFTELGNFFATFVATDSVYDTAMTLSSPPQTFSVGFTNVAPVIATIPPQNVIENDSLVFTVTATDANGQIPTLTALNLPTGATFTPLGGGQGEFRWTPTYTQAGNYNVSFRAQDASLADTETVSITVIEAGNQAPNWISAFPVDTQFLTVFTNVSMHVRAADVDNATLILTALPLPANAAFVDSTNKAGLFTFSPDSAQIDSSYVVTFIVADTSLADTAVVRYKILPFKRGDMNDDNAIDVFDVVLLVGVAFRNEPLPVPFDKGDIIVDGSIDVLDVVRLVDYVFRAGPPPPP